From the genome of Vicia villosa cultivar HV-30 ecotype Madison, WI unplaced genomic scaffold, Vvil1.0 ctg.005582F_1_1, whole genome shotgun sequence, one region includes:
- the LOC131642677 gene encoding uncharacterized protein LOC131642677 — protein sequence MSQLLQDVRKDLKYRPGWMGADVWQQLLEHWNSLKFKKASETNKRNRSSMGGASLHTRGSIPHRLHWKRMRKEKGAEPSLTEFYFRTHRKKDQSWVGVHAKSAYDKFEQKKLEISSQNPTIPGEDEADSQPTNEMPPDLDVWVESVGKKKGNRVFVLGTASKTLVSVSKKPSSLSSDSQEVDVLRSQVHDLNASLQRQEQEKMVMRQQLHRQEETMAEANNKISFLMNHLGFVGSSSHPPQPTNESDHTNEDVVDETDEENLSNEF from the exons ATGTCTCAGCTACTACAAGATGTTCGCAAAGACTTGAAGTATAGACCGGGTTGGATGGGAGCTGATGTGTGGCAGCAATTATTGGAACATTGGAATTCGTTAAAGTTTAAAAAAGCATCTGAGACGAATAAAAGAAACCGGTCTTCTATGGGTGGCGCATCTCTTCACACTAGAGGGTCTATTCCTCATCGATTGCATTGGAAAAGAATG AGAAAGGAAAAGGGTGCAGAACCATCATTGACCGAGTTCTATTTTCGCACACATCGGAAAAAGGATCAAAGTTGGGTTGGAGTTCATGCTAAATCCGCATAT gATAAATTTGAACAGAAAAAGTTGGAGATTTCTTCTCAGAATCCAACTATTCCAGGAGAGGACGAAGCTGATAGTCAACCAACTAATGAAATGCCACCTGATTTGGATGTATGGGTAGAGTCAGTTGGAAAGAAGAAAGGGAATAGGGTATTTGTTCTTGGAACCGCATCTAAGACTTTGGTTTCTGTATCAAAGAAACCCTCAAGTCTTTCGAGTGACTCTCAGGAGGTTGATGTTTTGAGAAGTCAAGTCCATGATTTAAATGCATCGTTGCAAAGACAAGAACAAGAGAAGATGGTGATGAGGCAACAATTGCATCGACAAGAAGAAACGATGGCCGAAGCGaataataaaatttcatttttaatgaatCATTTAGGATTTGTTGGGTCTTCTTCTCATCCACCACAACCCACTAATGAAAGTGATCACACAAATGAAGATGTCGTCGATGAAACAGATGAAGAAAACCttagtaatgaattttga